A part of Primulina eburnea isolate SZY01 chromosome 10, ASM2296580v1, whole genome shotgun sequence genomic DNA contains:
- the LOC140842962 gene encoding uncharacterized protein: MVTTRKTTGNHSGPQNPEGGQENPSPSHLPEELAQLIAAAVQKALAERGLPEPSQSKENEAMGESSPEKERDREENFQAFSKAPTLAMAQELEDLKKKVKELEAKAGSSQVSTPAASHRCPFSLEIVSEPLPAHFKATKIREYDGNSDPDEHLTRFENMAMLHCYSDKIKCKQQQEIQEDCFSLFEVKQSGDESLRAYIRRFNKASLEVPACAPETKTTAFTQGLKEGDFFRSLVKKQPGNFEDLLSRAEKYINMEEAQRQKKESTRRERNDRVGKVEENARGNNLGRFSRYAPMKPHRGEGVHLCNGDQGPKLYRSPPSLPHTPKMCSYHGECAHSTSECRRLKRTPSQSGPGEQAQLTKKPRGPPWVNKDAGYRPGDKGPVRQERKDNAGQTPESRENKDRGRSPTLGVIKMISRGSTDGDSNRARKAHSRHESFGVDDAVKGEGPVISFGPRDLQGISLPYNDALVIQAKVANYDIRRVFVDSGSSVNVIIQEALDQMNLEDYRLQPVETALFGFAGHTVYPRGEITLPLTIGA, encoded by the exons atggttaCCACTCGTAAAACTACGGGGAACCACTCTGGTCCTCAAAATCCAGAAGGAGGTCAAGAAAATCCATCGCCCAGTCACCTCCCAGAGGAGTTGGCTCAGTTGATAGCTGCTGCGGTCCAAAAAGCCCTCGCAGAAAGGGGCCTACCTGAACCCAGCCAGTCAAAGGAAAATGAGGCAATGGGAGAATCTTCTCCCGAGAAAGAGAGAGACAGAGAAGAGAATTTCCAGGCGTTTTCCAAAGCTCCTACCCTTGCTATGGCCCAGGAGCTAGAAGATTTGAAGAAGAAAGTGAAAGAGTTGGAAGCTAAAGCCGGGTCATCTCAGGTTTCAACCCCGGCTGCTTCCCACAGATGCCCTTTCTCCCTGGAGATTGTAAGTGAGCCCCTCCCTGCTCATTTCAAAGCTACCAAAATACGGGAGTATGATGGAAACTCAGACCCTGATGAGCATCTCACCCGGTTTGAGAATATGGCCATGTTACATTGCtattctgacaaaatcaagtGCAAG CAGCAGCAAGAGATACAAGAAGACTGTTTTAGCCTGTTCGAGGTAAAGCAGTCAGGTGATGAGTCTCTTCGGGCGTACATTCGCCGGTTTAATAAAGCATCCCTGGAGGTGCCGGCTTGTGCTCCTGAAACCAAAACTACAGCGTTCACGCAGGGACTCAAGGAAGGGGATTTTTTCAGGTCCTTGGTGAAGAAGCAGCCCGGGAATTTTGAGGATCTGCTGTCCCGAGCAGAAAAGTACATAAACATGGAGGAAGCACAGCGGCAGAAGAAGGAGTCCACCCGCAGAGAAAGAAATGACCGAGTCGGGAAAGTTGAGGAGAACGCCCGGGGAAATAATCTCGGGCGTTTCTCTAGATATGCCCCCATGAAGCCGCACCGGGGTGAAGGAGTCCATCTTTGCAACGGTGATCAGGGACCCAAATTATATCGGTCACCTCCAAGCCTGCCACACACTCCCAAGATGTGCTCCTATCATGGAGAATGTGCTCATAGCACAAGTGAGTGCCGAAGACTGAAACGGACCCCTTCCCAGTCGGGCCCCGGTGAGCAGGCACAGTTAACAAAGAAGCCCCGGGGACCCCCGTGGGTAAATAAAGATGCAGGGTACAGGCCGGGGGACAAAGGCCCGGTCAGACAAGAGAGGAAAGATAACGCCGGTCAAACACCTGAAAGTCGGGAAAATAAAGACAGAGGAAGGTCACCGACACTCGGGGTGATTAAAATGATCTCGAGAGGATCGACGGATGGAGATTCCAACCGGGCCAGGAAAGCACACTCTCGGCATGAGAGTTTCGGAGTAGATGATGCAGTAAAGGGTGAAGGGCCGGTTATAAGTTTTGGCCCTCGGGATCTTCAAGGAATCAGTCTCCCATACAACGATGCCTTAGTCATCCAAGCAAAGGTGGCAAATTATGACATTCGCCGGGTCTTCGTTGATTCTGGGAGCTCGGTGAACGTTATTATCCAGGAGGCCTTGGATCAGATGAACTTGGAAGATTACCGGTTGCAGCCAGTAGAAACGGCGTTGTTCGGATTCGCTGGCCATACTGTCTATCCCCGGGGGGAAATCACCCTGCCCCTCACAATAGGAGCCTAG